The stretch of DNA TGCTTTATAAATGTAAATGTTGTCATTATTTGGCTCCAATGCTATGGCGTTATCGTAGCATTCTAAGGCTTTATCATACTGCTGTATGCTAACACAGTTATTTCCTTCCTCAACCCAATCATCTGCAGTATATCCATAACTATCCAAACTTCCAGTTTCTAATCCCAATACTGGATTTATAAAAACAAATAAAATCATCAACAATGATAAATTTTTGAAATTCTTAAATTTTTTAATATACACATAATTCAACTCCATTCAACTCCAAAGATTGGTAACAAATTTTTAGATTAACTTTTTAACTTTTTAACTTTTAACTTTAAAATTTACATTTAACTTTAAAATCGACCATTAATTTTAAAGATTTTAAAACATATTCATATTGATACTATTTTATTATTCATACTATTTATATTATATTTCCTTACATGACATTATTTAGAATACTATTTTATCATTATGTTTACGATTAAATAAATAATTATATATTTAATTACTGCTAAATAAATTAATTTGTATTCTAAAAATTGATTAAAATAACAAAAATAGTAATAATATAGAAGGTTTAATTGTGATAAAATGAATCAGCCCAACTTAAAAAAAGTATTCTCAGTATTATTGGTACTTTTAACGGTTACTTCGGTAATGCCTTTGGAAATTGCAAATATTTCCAATGATTCTAGTAATGAATCAGGCAATATGAGTTTAGAAGTGCTTAATGATACAGATACGATTAATAATTTATTAATTAATGAATCTAGTAATGAATCTATCACTTATGGTAATAATGATAGTAGCAATGTTATTGCAAATCTTAACAATAGTACTGCCATTAATAGTACTATTGGTACTACAAGTACTACTATTGGTGATGATAATACAACCCCAAAGGATACATATGATAATATTAGTACGATTGGCGCAAGTAAAAGTAACAGTCCCGTGTTACAAAGTATCGCTCCAACTCAAACTACGTTGTCAAACTCGGTAGCTTCACCAGAGATTCGGACTTTAGGTACAACTTCAGATTCTAGAATTCCCATAACAGGACCTACAATAATTGATAAACCCGGATATTATTATTTAAACAATGATATAACGTTTAACTCTAATTATATTACCGTTAAATGTAGCGATGTAATCATAGATGGTAATGGTTATACCATATCAAGCGGAGGGGAGACCCAATTTATTCGAATTAATACACTAACTAATGACTACATATCCAATGTTACTATTAAAAACATTAAAATAGACAATTTTGAAGTATGTGGTATGGATATAGCTAAATTGAAAAATAGTTTAATAGAAAATGTTGAAATAACTGGTAGCAGAATGTGGGGTATAGCACTTCATTCCTGCGAAAATATTACAATAATAGGCAGTAATATTGAAGGTTATGGTCTATATATCCGAGGTTCGCAATTAGAGCATTGGAATACTCATACGATAGAAAATAACCACATAGGTTTGAAAAAGATATATTACTTCAAAAATCAAAAAGGCGGAACAGTTCCAGAAGATGCGGGTCAAGTAATACTCTCAAACTGCAAAAATATGAAAATGGAGAATTTAGATATTACCAAAACCATGATGGGAATATTACTTAGTTATTCTAACAATACCTTAATCAATAATGTAAATTGTTGTGATAACCGGGTGGGTATTTGGTTATATGAATCAAATTATAACAATATATCAAATAGTATTTCAAATTTGAATAATCGGAACATCTACTTGATAAATTCAAGTTATAACAGAATATCTGATAATGAAGCCCAACGTTCAAGGGTTTCTTCAAGTATTATATTGTCAAAAAGTAGCAATAACGTAATAACTGGAAATACTGCATCAAATAATGAAGTATCTGGTATTACAGCAGATGAGGAAAGTTCTAATAATTTAATATCCAATAATATTGTAAATTTAAATAAAAATAATGGTATTGCGTTATTTAGGTCAACTAACAATAGTGTAATAGCAAATATAGCAAATTCTAACACGCGCAATGGTATTTACTTATATGGTTCAAATAACTATACAATACGGGATAATCATCTTTCCTCAAATATTCTTACTAGTATTTCTATAGTAAATATGGTGAATGGACAAGTGGATAACAATGTCATAGTATCTTGTAAATCAGGTTCAGGAATTTCAGCATATGGAACAATTAATACCACCATATTTAATAATACTGCAAATTTAAATAAATATAATGGAATATCGTTAATAAATTCAAAAAATAATATTTTAAAATCAAATAATTTAACTTCAAATAATAATTATGGCATATATTTAAAAAATTCAGAAAATAACTCAATATATAACAATTCATTGAATAATTCAAAAAATACATACGTTGAATTAGGCGGTATAAACTACTGGAACACAACCAAGTCAAATGGTGGCGGTAACCATTGGTTTGCCCCAAACGGAACAGGTTTCTCAGAAATAACACCTGATAACAATAACGATGGTTTCTGTGATGCTGTACATAAAATAGACGATAATAATATCGATAACTTACCCCTATCGGGTAAAAAAATAGTAGTTGAAGAGAGTACTAAAATTACTATAAACTCTCCAAACGCAGGCACTATTAAAACTAATAAATTCTTAATAAACGTTACAGCAACAGATAAAGATGGAATAAAAGAAGTAATAGCAAATATTAACAGTGCAAATATCACATTAACTAAACAAGGTAACTATTATATTGCAAATAAAACATTAGATAATGGAGATTATATCTTAAAAGTATTTGCAGAAGATTTATTAGGTAATAAAAACTCAAAACCATTAAAAATATCAATAAATGTTAAACCTACCAATAATAATGATAACGATGATATTCAATTAATTTGGAATAGTACTTTCATATGTCCTGAAGATGAGTATTGCCCATATCTTACAGTCTTAAAAGAAGACTGCATTTATACAGTTATCTCGGGCACTAAAAAACGTCTAATATTAAAATATGATTTAGAGGGTAATTTGATATGGAATAGAACCATTATAAACTCAAATCCGATACCTGGTGGCCACAGTTGTGGTGGTCACACAAGTATTAGTGGCAATTCTAATCCATATATTAGTTTTGCAGGTAATTTTGAAGACGATTCTGCCTTAGTATATGCAGTTTATGATTTTGACGGTAATTTGATAGTACATAAGACATTTAATAATAATTATTATATAGACATAATAAAAAATAATAACTCCACAGATTATTATTACATTAGCAAAAATACATCCTCAAATAATGAGATACTTATTTCCAAATACTTAAAAAATACATCAGTTTGGAACACGACCTATAAATGTAAGGGAATTATTGATGAATATAGAAAGCTTAGTAAGGAAAACATTTTATATTTAACACTTATTTCAAAAGATGAAACCGATAAACGTGAAGTAATTTCATTAAAATATGATTTAGATGGTAATTTGTTATGGAATACGACATATAAACTTCAAGATGCTTATGAAATAACTGAATATAGTTATGAAGATGGCAATTATATGATAAATGTATCCGTTACCAATTTATCTAAAAAAATATCTTTAAAATACGATGATAAAGGAAATTTATTAGAAACTAATTCATATAAGATGTTTTATAAAAAATATGACGATAATATATACGAAAGCGATAATTCCGTATTTATATTCAATATAACGACAAATGAATCAAATAATTATTTAAACATATCAAACTATGATTTAAATGGTACATTATTACATAATGAATCAATATTAACAAATTTAAAAGAAATTGATGACATTGATAATATTTATTATTCATATAAGGATGGAAAATTATATTTACAAATATCTGGAGTAGATAAAAATTCAAATAAACAAATTACACTTTTAAAATTTGATGATTCGGGTAATTTGTTATGGAATACAACTTATGAATCAGATAATATATACTCAATAGATTGGCCATGTGGTAGAGCTGATGGAATATATGTATGTATTATTGAAAATGATATTAATAACGAGTTAATTAAATATTTCAGATTATTAAAATATGATTTAGATGGTAATTTGTTATGGAATCACTTATTTAACGATTCAAGCGTTAAAATTTCAGATTCATTGCCAATACAACCCAAAGTATCATATGATTCTAAATACTTATATTTGGTACTTCAAAGCTCTAATATATCTGACTTATCCGTCTTAAAATATAGTTTGGGAGATGTTGTTGATACAAATGGCCCTAAAATAATAGTAAATTCTCCAAAAGCAGGCAATATAAAAACTAACAAACTATCGATAAATGTTACCGTAACAGATGATACTGGCGTAAGCAAGGTAACTGCAAATGTAGATAATGAAGATATCAGCTTATCGAAAAAAGGTAACTATTACATTGCAGATAAAACATTGAGCGACGGTAATTATAAAGTAAATATATATGCGGAGGATTTATTAGGAAATAAAAACTCAAAAACTGTAAATATTGTAGTAAAGACTAAAAACACCCCTCAAAGTTCCAATAGGGGACATTCCAATGGAAACCGTAGAAGTAGTGACGTATCCCCTACAATCAAACTAAATGTTATTAAAAACGTAGTTTCAAACTCGGCAATCGTATGCGGAAGTAGTTTTGATAGGCAATTAGCTAAAAATCTAAAAGAAACCATTAATCCAGACGATTATAAAATTGATAGAGATACTATCGTAGTAGGTGGGCCAATTTCAAACGCATTTGCTAAAAAATACAATGATAGATTCAGTAGCCCAATATCAAATAATTATCCTGGCAAAAATAGAGGAGTTATTCAAATAATTAAAATACCTGATGATAGTAGTTCGATAATTCAAAGTCATGATATGATCTATATAGCTGGTTCTGATAGATTAGGAACTCGTGCTGCATTAGAATATTTTGAAACTCTTAATGAATTACCTGAAGAACCTGTTATAGTAGAATGGACTAGTTCTGGTTATAAGGTAGTTAACTAACCTTTTGATGAAACTTTTTTTAAAAGTTTCGTTAAATCATCAATTTGTAATTATATCGTATTAATGACTGATAATTACACTAAAAAGAATATAAAGCGTTATATATGGAATAACTTATTCCATAATTTATTTTTTTAAAATTATTATTAATTGAGGTTTTTTTTATGCTATATTATTAATTTATTATCTAAAAATTCAGTTAAAAAGGGTTATATATTTTTAAAAATAAAATTGTTGTAATATAATTTTAAGGTGTTAATAATTTCAATATATAATTAAGCATAACATAACCAGCTATTTAAAACATAATTTAACAATACATACTAAGCGAGGGCGAAAATGTGGGAAATAAAAATATAATAATGGGAATTAACAATGGCGAAGGTAAAGATCTTCTTGAACGGAGGGAATTTCATGAAAACCTAACTAATGTAATGAATTGGCAAGATCAAGATAAAAATGGTTTTGTAATCGGTCTTTATGGTTCCTGGGGCTCAGGTAAGACTTTTTCACTTACTAAATCCTTGGATACGTTAAATAAAGAATATGAAAATGGAAAAAATAAAGAAAAACCAGAGATTGTTCATTTTAACCCCTGGTATTTTGCAGAAACTGATGACTTAATATTACGTTTTTTTGGAGTGTTATCTGGAGCACTTAAAGATAGACAGAGTAAATTAAAAAATATAAAAGAATGTGTTAATGAAGAACTTTTTGATAGTATAAATGATTTATCCAAACAGTTAGATGGTTACTTTGAAAAAATAATGGCATTATCTGTACCGGTTATGAACCCCACATTATTGGGAATGGGGCTGGTGGGTAAAAAACTTACTAAAAAAATACAAAAAAATTATGAATCATTTTATAACATTGTTAATCTAAAAGAAAATTTAAATAAAAAATTTGAAAAATTACCATTTAAGATAATCGTTGTAATGGATGATATAGACCGATTAAATGATAAAGAGATATGCCAAATATTTCATCTTGTAAAATGCTTAGCAGATTTTAAAAATGTAACTTATGTTTTATCGTTTGATGAAAAAATTGTATCCAACGCATTAGAAAATTGTCAAAAAGGCTATGGAATGCACTATCTTGAAAAGATTGTACAGTTTCCAATAAAAATGCCCCATCCACATGGAATAGTTTTAGAAAATATTTTGGAAAAAGAATTGGAAAAAATAATGGGGAAAGACCCTACAACCATTCCCCAATACTATGAATTTTATCACTTATCATTTAGCAACATGTTAAATAATATTCGAGATGTTAATAGATATTTAGCCATATTTAATTTTAATTATAATTTATTAAAGGGTAAGGTAAATGAGATAGATTTAATTGTATTAACTTCGTTACAAGTTTTTACGCCTGAAATTTATGATTGGATTAAAAATAATAAAAAATTATTTGTAGGTTATTCCACATCTGTAGGCGGGTATTCTACCAGTAATTTAATCAATACTGAAATAGATCGGTATTCCGAAATAAAAGAACGTTTAAATAATAGATATATACCTGTCGAAGATATAGATCAATTACTTACGGGTTTATTTCCTAATTCACCCCTTAATAATATTAACGAGATGAGTCCAAAAGAGGGTGATTTAGAAAATAGAATATATGGGGAAAACTCTTTTGAAACTTACTTTTTATACGATAGCTCAGACTATAGTTTTGATAAAGACTTGATGTTCCAAAAAACTGAAAATCTTTCGGAAAAAGATTATTTAGGTTTTTTACAAAAACTATCTAAGGAAAATCGGTTAGAATTATATATTTCAAAATTATGTACTAATCCGCAAATACTACACGATACTCCAAAAAATAATATTGAAATAGTTTCCGATGGATTAATTAGTAGTTTAAACTATATGCTTCCACATAATAAAGAACATATCAGTTGGAAAATATTTGAAGGATTAGATAAATTATTTGTTATCACTAAAGATCCTGAAAATAATACAAAAATACTAATAAATTCTTTGAAAAAAAGTGAAGACTCTTACTTAATTCTCGATAAAATAATATACAAATATCGAGAAAAACCCGACGAACCTAATAATCCATATTTATCAGAAGAACCCCATTATTTAGATTTTAATTATATTTCTAATGAAAAATTAGTTAAAATAATTAAAGAACTTTACAAAGGCTTGCATTTTGAACATATAAGTACCATACTTTCAGGAATAAGTAAGGAAAAAATATATTATGTGTTAAAAAACCTTGATAAAAGTATAATTTTAGAATGTATGCAAAACATAAAACATATTTCAGGAATGAATATATTTGCAAATTTGACAAAGTTAACTGAAGAAGAAATAAGTGAAGAAATCTTAGGAGATACCGAAGAATATTTGAAATCTAACGATTTATTTATGAAATATATCGAATTTAAAAATAAAAAAAATTATGTATCAACAGAGCACCCTATAGTTTATTCACTATCAAAAAACACTACCGTTTCATCAAATACTCAGACCTTGATGGGATTAAATGAACCAGCAATGGGTTTTGTACTTAGTAAAATTAATGAAAATAATTTAAAACGTATTGCTTCCCAATTACAGGATGATAATGGACATGAAATATATGAAAACGTAGTCCGACTTTCTAAATTAAAATATTTCTTAGAACTTGAAGAGATTTCACCTGAAAAAATAAACTTCTTTATAGAAAATACGCCATATTATAAAAATCAAAAATAATTATTTTTATATTTATTTATATAATTTTTTTAGAATTTTTAATTCAATTTCTAAAGTATGTATAATCTCTAAAATTTCTTTTTTTTTAACTTCATTTTTAAAATCTAAAATAGCTACATGAGTTATAAACGTACCCATTAAAGAACATAGTTTTAAACACGTTTTTTCAAACGATTCTTCACATCCCACATTTTTTTCATGATAAAAATCCTTTTTGAGTTGTTCAAATTCATACT from Methanococcus voltae encodes:
- a CDS encoding NosD domain-containing protein; this encodes MNQPNLKKVFSVLLVLLTVTSVMPLEIANISNDSSNESGNMSLEVLNDTDTINNLLINESSNESITYGNNDSSNVIANLNNSTAINSTIGTTSTTIGDDNTTPKDTYDNISTIGASKSNSPVLQSIAPTQTTLSNSVASPEIRTLGTTSDSRIPITGPTIIDKPGYYYLNNDITFNSNYITVKCSDVIIDGNGYTISSGGETQFIRINTLTNDYISNVTIKNIKIDNFEVCGMDIAKLKNSLIENVEITGSRMWGIALHSCENITIIGSNIEGYGLYIRGSQLEHWNTHTIENNHIGLKKIYYFKNQKGGTVPEDAGQVILSNCKNMKMENLDITKTMMGILLSYSNNTLINNVNCCDNRVGIWLYESNYNNISNSISNLNNRNIYLINSSYNRISDNEAQRSRVSSSIILSKSSNNVITGNTASNNEVSGITADEESSNNLISNNIVNLNKNNGIALFRSTNNSVIANIANSNTRNGIYLYGSNNYTIRDNHLSSNILTSISIVNMVNGQVDNNVIVSCKSGSGISAYGTINTTIFNNTANLNKYNGISLINSKNNILKSNNLTSNNNYGIYLKNSENNSIYNNSLNNSKNTYVELGGINYWNTTKSNGGGNHWFAPNGTGFSEITPDNNNDGFCDAVHKIDDNNIDNLPLSGKKIVVEESTKITINSPNAGTIKTNKFLINVTATDKDGIKEVIANINSANITLTKQGNYYIANKTLDNGDYILKVFAEDLLGNKNSKPLKISINVKPTNNNDNDDIQLIWNSTFICPEDEYCPYLTVLKEDCIYTVISGTKKRLILKYDLEGNLIWNRTIINSNPIPGGHSCGGHTSISGNSNPYISFAGNFEDDSALVYAVYDFDGNLIVHKTFNNNYYIDIIKNNNSTDYYYISKNTSSNNEILISKYLKNTSVWNTTYKCKGIIDEYRKLSKENILYLTLISKDETDKREVISLKYDLDGNLLWNTTYKLQDAYEITEYSYEDGNYMINVSVTNLSKKISLKYDDKGNLLETNSYKMFYKKYDDNIYESDNSVFIFNITTNESNNYLNISNYDLNGTLLHNESILTNLKEIDDIDNIYYSYKDGKLYLQISGVDKNSNKQITLLKFDDSGNLLWNTTYESDNIYSIDWPCGRADGIYVCIIENDINNELIKYFRLLKYDLDGNLLWNHLFNDSSVKISDSLPIQPKVSYDSKYLYLVLQSSNISDLSVLKYSLGDVVDTNGPKIIVNSPKAGNIKTNKLSINVTVTDDTGVSKVTANVDNEDISLSKKGNYYIADKTLSDGNYKVNIYAEDLLGNKNSKTVNIVVKTKNTPQSSNRGHSNGNRRSSDVSPTIKLNVIKNVVSNSAIVCGSSFDRQLAKNLKETINPDDYKIDRDTIVVGGPISNAFAKKYNDRFSSPISNNYPGKNRGVIQIIKIPDDSSSIIQSHDMIYIAGSDRLGTRAALEYFETLNELPEEPVIVEWTSSGYKVVN
- a CDS encoding KAP family P-loop NTPase fold protein; its protein translation is MGNKNIIMGINNGEGKDLLERREFHENLTNVMNWQDQDKNGFVIGLYGSWGSGKTFSLTKSLDTLNKEYENGKNKEKPEIVHFNPWYFAETDDLILRFFGVLSGALKDRQSKLKNIKECVNEELFDSINDLSKQLDGYFEKIMALSVPVMNPTLLGMGLVGKKLTKKIQKNYESFYNIVNLKENLNKKFEKLPFKIIVVMDDIDRLNDKEICQIFHLVKCLADFKNVTYVLSFDEKIVSNALENCQKGYGMHYLEKIVQFPIKMPHPHGIVLENILEKELEKIMGKDPTTIPQYYEFYHLSFSNMLNNIRDVNRYLAIFNFNYNLLKGKVNEIDLIVLTSLQVFTPEIYDWIKNNKKLFVGYSTSVGGYSTSNLINTEIDRYSEIKERLNNRYIPVEDIDQLLTGLFPNSPLNNINEMSPKEGDLENRIYGENSFETYFLYDSSDYSFDKDLMFQKTENLSEKDYLGFLQKLSKENRLELYISKLCTNPQILHDTPKNNIEIVSDGLISSLNYMLPHNKEHISWKIFEGLDKLFVITKDPENNTKILINSLKKSEDSYLILDKIIYKYREKPDEPNNPYLSEEPHYLDFNYISNEKLVKIIKELYKGLHFEHISTILSGISKEKIYYVLKNLDKSIILECMQNIKHISGMNIFANLTKLTEEEISEEILGDTEEYLKSNDLFMKYIEFKNKKNYVSTEHPIVYSLSKNTTVSSNTQTLMGLNEPAMGFVLSKINENNLKRIASQLQDDNGHEIYENVVRLSKLKYFLELEEISPEKINFFIENTPYYKNQK